Proteins encoded in a region of the Dreissena polymorpha isolate Duluth1 chromosome 6, UMN_Dpol_1.0, whole genome shotgun sequence genome:
- the LOC127836640 gene encoding uncharacterized protein LOC127836640 yields MATRRLSDSNGDNAGDFIGDFSVSQSCEPCMKCNESKTATIFCQECKEYLCDTCKNPHTVYIPGRHDIVRIKERKSVRVLQAKKNMKTNQEHVEPIPICLSPKQTPVNLELLASVDIKQTGNDKDGPFLDGLDFLPDGRLVAVDSLNSKCIIMDDSLEIQTTPYKLNSAPNDVVCLSQGELAVTMSDKTVLLLSMSPGNVIRLTKKIKTSTYVDSICCMTPTDMVVGTFNHSSPARMITHSGVESDFDHVLFQKKTYRRDDSKCTYVPLKNTLVLTDRSAHTVYLYDTVKGTSKVVTDDNIRRPRSACVGPGDTVLVCSEAKNSVVHLTVEGDILGTFPLDMQGPWAICMNNNGTRLAVSNRNKKIQLFKISTAMT; encoded by the exons ATGGCGACTAGAAGACTAAGTGATTCAAACGGAGACAATGCAGGAGACTTTATTGGAGATTTTTCTGTCTCACAGTCTTGTGAACCATGTATGAAATGTAACGAGTCAAAAACTGCAACGATTTTCTGCCAGGAGTGTAAGGAGTATCTGTGTGATACTTGCAAAAATCCACATACCGTGTACATACCTGGCAGGCATGACATTGTCAGAATTAAGGAGAGAAAATCAGTTCGGGTTTTGCAGGCCAAGAAAAACATGAAGACAAATCAAGAGCATG TGGAACCCATCCCCATTTGCTTATCACCCAAACAAACGCCGGTAAACCTTGAGCTTCTCGCGTCTGTGGATATCAAACAGACTGGAAATGATAAGGATGGACCTTTCCTCGATGGTCTTGACTTCCTACCAGACGGGAGACTGGTAGCCGTGGATAGCTTGAATAGCAAATGTATCATTATGGATGACAGTCTTGAGATACAAACAACGCCGTACAAGTTGAATTCAGCCCCTAATGACGTTGTATGTTTGTCTCAGGGTGAGCTGGCAGTTACGATGAGTGATAAGACAGTGTTACTCCTGTCCATGAGTCCCGGAAATGTCATCCGTCTTACCAAGAAGATAAAAACATCCACCTATGTCGACTCCATATGCTGCATGACCCCAACAGACATGGTTGTGGGTACATTCAATCATTCAAGTCCAGCGAGAATGATTACACATTCTGGTGTAGAGTCTGACTTTGATCACGTGCTGTTTCAAAAGAAGACGTACAGACGTGATGATAGCAAGTGCACGTATGTCCCTTTAAAGAACACGTTGGTACTGACTGACAGGTCCGCTCACACTGTTTACCTGTACGACACCGTGAAGGGCACGTCTAAAGTAGTAACTGATGACAACATACGGCGACCACGTAGTGCCTGCGTCGGGCCGGGTGACACGGTGCTGGTGTGCAGTGAAGCGAAGAACTCCGTCGTACACCTAACCGTGGAAGGTGATATACTAGGTACCTTCCCACTGGATATGCAGGGGCCGTGGGCCATTTGTATGAATAATAATGGCACGAGGCTGGCTGTGTCCAACAGAAACAAGAAAATTCAGTTGTTTAAGATATCAACGGCAATGACTTAG